Proteins from a single region of Chryseobacterium scophthalmum:
- a CDS encoding lipopolysaccharide biosynthesis protein — translation MSVVARQGFKYSIIGYVATLIGMFSIFIFTNDLFFYGKLRYIMSAAEMLVPFVVLGISYSNVKFFGKAHEDDKHQNMLSLSLALVSINFLIFLVVFFLIPSFFPEFTKMKIWESKKYILPLVLTLSLCAIFNRYISNYKRIVVSNIFDNLLPKLANLGSFCLFFYFQFSEQIALAFFFGMFALMLTGYIYYTNKLDKIHLDFSRDYFKKDNFYKEFAAYSFFGFLGTFGNHMAINNYMIGEFIGEEEIAVYSILLALISLISIPQLGLFNISAPIIRKNLADGDMKELDRFHKKTSLTIYFLGAVLFGCIMVGFPYLTHFMPNKGDLLRMYEPVIWIWGSAVLMDLATGFNGNIISLSRYYKFNIIVMLLLAGLTISLNWYFINHTDLSLIGIALSTAISVTLYNLIKVIFNYFVFKVSPFSIEMIFVSIICTLAITVAIVLPVFDNNFINLIYKPAVVLVLIFIGNHFTKIFPIEDYLNMKFFKSILKFK, via the coding sequence ATGAGTGTAGTAGCAAGGCAGGGTTTTAAGTATTCCATTATCGGATACGTCGCGACGTTGATCGGGATGTTCTCCATCTTTATTTTTACCAACGACCTCTTTTTTTACGGGAAACTAAGATACATCATGTCTGCTGCAGAAATGCTGGTTCCTTTTGTTGTGTTGGGAATTTCATATTCGAATGTGAAGTTTTTTGGAAAGGCTCATGAAGACGATAAGCATCAAAATATGTTGTCTCTTTCTCTAGCATTGGTTTCTATTAATTTTTTAATCTTTTTGGTTGTTTTTTTCCTTATCCCAAGCTTTTTCCCTGAATTTACAAAAATGAAGATCTGGGAAAGCAAAAAATACATTTTGCCGCTTGTTTTAACGCTTTCTTTATGTGCGATTTTCAACAGGTATATTTCCAATTATAAAAGAATTGTTGTTTCTAATATCTTCGACAATCTTTTGCCGAAATTAGCCAACTTAGGATCATTCTGTCTGTTCTTTTATTTTCAGTTTTCAGAGCAGATTGCATTGGCTTTTTTCTTCGGAATGTTTGCTTTAATGCTTACAGGATATATTTATTACACCAACAAGCTTGATAAAATACACCTTGATTTCAGCAGAGATTACTTTAAAAAAGACAATTTCTATAAAGAGTTTGCAGCATATAGTTTCTTTGGTTTTTTAGGAACTTTCGGAAATCATATGGCGATTAACAATTATATGATTGGTGAATTTATTGGTGAAGAAGAAATCGCGGTTTACAGCATTTTATTGGCACTTATTTCATTGATTTCCATTCCACAATTGGGATTATTTAATATTTCTGCGCCCATCATTCGAAAAAATTTAGCCGATGGTGATATGAAAGAACTCGACAGATTTCATAAGAAAACATCATTAACTATTTATTTTTTAGGAGCCGTATTATTTGGATGTATTATGGTAGGATTCCCTTATTTAACGCATTTCATGCCGAATAAAGGAGATTTATTAAGAATGTATGAACCGGTTATCTGGATTTGGGGCTCTGCAGTTTTAATGGATTTAGCGACAGGTTTTAACGGAAATATTATCTCACTTTCAAGATATTACAAATTCAATATTATCGTAATGCTTTTATTGGCTGGTTTAACGATTAGCTTAAACTGGTATTTCATCAACCACACCGATCTTTCATTGATTGGAATTGCGCTTTCAACCGCAATTTCGGTTACTCTTTACAATCTTATTAAAGTTATTTTCAATTATTTCGTGTTTAAGGTTTCACCCTTTTCTATTGAAATGATTTTCGTGTCAATTATCTGTACTTTAGCGATTACGGTGGCAATTGTTTTACCTGTTTTTGATAATAATTTCATCAATCTTATTTATAAACCGGCAGTTGTTTTAGTGCTTATATTTATTGGAAATCATTTCACCAAAATATTCCCGATTGAAGATTATCTGAATATGAAATTCTTTAAAAGTATTTTGAAATTTAAGTAA
- a CDS encoding glycosyltransferase family protein encodes MKKIAYIEIDTHAEIAADFMNLMNDSEEFSVDYYFSQRIKNQIQTNDEAVFLSDNSMILDQLKSKKYDLVIIGTVHRYFNTFLNITNKYKTAVIVHNLNFSKASKLDLIKNVFKEDVIYRLKLWWKEGLFNTSKVYKKSKNLLVLDKEFSLQEYQFLPLFYTKEFPQNKNERFTVVIPGGVSQKRRDYQHVLEVIQKTERAKNIEFVFLGKAKGDELEAIERISNQFNITYFKERVSQQDFEMWMKKADVLWCPIQQQTEFFSQKEVYGKTKMTGNIGDAIKFGKIAVFPANYTSNLDFIVPEKENVIEQFYELQNTQYDFQKAYSKQTVLENLENLLHKLT; translated from the coding sequence TTGAAAAAAATAGCTTACATAGAAATCGATACTCACGCAGAAATTGCGGCCGATTTCATGAATTTGATGAACGATTCAGAAGAATTTTCTGTGGATTATTATTTTTCACAAAGAATTAAAAATCAGATTCAAACGAATGATGAAGCTGTTTTTTTATCGGATAATTCGATGATTTTAGACCAGCTTAAATCTAAGAAATATGACCTCGTTATTATTGGAACGGTTCATCGGTATTTCAATACTTTTTTGAATATCACCAATAAATATAAAACGGCTGTAATTGTTCATAATCTTAATTTTTCAAAGGCTTCCAAATTAGATTTAATCAAAAATGTTTTCAAAGAAGATGTTATTTACCGATTGAAATTATGGTGGAAGGAAGGCCTTTTTAATACATCAAAAGTTTACAAAAAATCAAAGAATCTTTTGGTTTTGGATAAAGAATTTTCTTTGCAGGAATATCAATTTTTACCACTTTTTTACACCAAAGAATTTCCTCAAAATAAGAATGAAAGATTCACTGTTGTAATTCCGGGTGGAGTTTCTCAAAAAAGACGCGATTATCAACATGTTTTAGAGGTAATTCAAAAAACTGAAAGAGCGAAAAACATTGAATTTGTTTTTTTAGGTAAAGCAAAAGGAGATGAGCTTGAAGCGATTGAGAGAATTTCTAATCAATTTAATATTACCTATTTCAAAGAAAGAGTTTCTCAGCAAGATTTTGAAATGTGGATGAAAAAAGCAGACGTTTTGTGGTGTCCGATTCAGCAGCAAACTGAATTTTTCAGCCAAAAAGAAGTGTACGGAAAAACAAAAATGACCGGGAATATTGGTGATGCAATAAAGTTTGGTAAAATCGCAGTTTTCCCCGCAAATTATACTTCAAATCTTGATTTTATTGTTCCTGAAAAAGAAAATGTTATTGAGCAGTTTTACGAATTGCAGAATACTCAATATGATTTTCAGAAAGCATACAGCAAGCAAACAGTTCTCGAAAATTTAGAAAATCTCCTTCACAAGCTTACTTAA
- a CDS encoding glycosyltransferase, producing MKFLIIIPAHNEENNLPFTLDSLQQQSFKDFKVVVVNDGSTDKTSEVIKKYTDQDSRFETINLEKSLHQPGSKVVAAFKNGLQTQDLNQFDIICKFDSDIILSENYLQTVADSFVKNPDYGLVGGLLYVEKNGEWVYEGNSNKHHVRGPMKAYRKECFLQMGGLRETLGWDNIDAILLQNLGWKEVVLPDLHVKLIKVKGADYTIKPADYYGRYFYFLGLNRFLTYVAAAKEAAKIKSPSFLFQIIGSYEKCKSQNLELKISKDEQKVINQQRWNQFKKKWFKL from the coding sequence TTGAAATTTTTAATCATAATTCCTGCACACAACGAGGAAAACAATCTCCCGTTTACTTTAGATTCTTTACAACAGCAAAGTTTTAAGGATTTTAAAGTGGTGGTGGTGAATGATGGCTCGACTGATAAAACTTCAGAGGTCATTAAAAAATATACTGACCAGGATTCCAGATTTGAAACTATTAATTTGGAAAAATCGTTGCATCAACCCGGTTCAAAAGTGGTTGCGGCTTTTAAAAATGGTTTACAGACCCAGGATTTGAATCAATTTGATATTATTTGTAAGTTTGATTCAGATATTATTCTGTCTGAAAATTATTTACAAACTGTCGCAGATTCTTTTGTGAAAAACCCTGATTACGGTTTGGTTGGAGGATTATTATATGTTGAAAAAAATGGAGAATGGGTGTATGAAGGAAATTCCAACAAACATCATGTTCGCGGTCCGATGAAGGCGTATCGAAAGGAATGTTTTCTTCAAATGGGAGGTTTGCGTGAAACATTAGGTTGGGATAATATTGATGCAATTCTTCTGCAAAATTTAGGCTGGAAAGAGGTTGTTCTTCCTGATTTACATGTAAAATTAATTAAAGTAAAAGGTGCAGATTATACCATAAAACCAGCTGATTATTATGGACGATATTTTTATTTTTTAGGGCTTAATCGATTCCTGACTTATGTTGCGGCGGCAAAAGAAGCTGCAAAAATAAAATCACCTTCGTTTTTGTTTCAGATTATTGGTTCGTACGAAAAATGCAAATCTCAAAATCTTGAGTTGAAAATTTCAAAAGATGAACAGAAAGTAATTAATCAGCAACGCTGGAATCAGTTTAAAAAGAAATGGTTTAAATTATAA
- the aspA gene encoding aspartate ammonia-lyase, with protein sequence MENFRQESDLLGELNVPLNAYYGVQTQRAIDNFKISGQLLSSYPEFIKGLAYVKKAAAKTNYELGLLDQDLYFKIAETCDELIGGLFHSEFPVDMIQGGAGTSINMNANEVIANRVLEKLGKNKGEYEFCSPNDHINLSQSTNDAYPTAIKMGLLQMNENLVKKLVGIVEAFREKGKEFHDVIKMGRTQLQDAVPMTMGQEFEAFAATLEEDISKLNNNANLFVEVNMGATAIGTGINAPIGYATLCAKNLAELTGYPVISAPDLVEATPDTGSYVIYSSAMKRLAVKLSKICNDLRLLSSGPRAGLSEINLPPMQPGSSIMPGKVNPVIPEVVNQVCFKVIGNDLTVTFAAEAGQLQLNVMEPVLSHAIMENIHFLCNALQTLREKCVIGITANKDVCLNMVKHSIGIVTALNPYIGYKQSTKIAKEALETGKSVYNLVLEQNLLSQEKLDEILDPKNMLKPHNK encoded by the coding sequence ATGGAAAATTTCAGACAAGAAAGTGATTTGCTCGGTGAATTAAATGTGCCGTTAAATGCTTATTACGGAGTGCAAACCCAAAGAGCAATAGACAATTTCAAAATTTCAGGACAGCTTTTGTCATCATATCCGGAATTTATCAAAGGTTTGGCGTATGTGAAAAAAGCGGCAGCAAAAACCAATTATGAATTAGGTCTTTTAGATCAGGATTTATATTTTAAAATTGCAGAAACCTGTGACGAGTTAATCGGTGGATTATTTCACAGCGAATTTCCGGTAGATATGATTCAGGGTGGAGCAGGAACTTCTATTAACATGAATGCTAATGAAGTAATTGCGAACCGAGTTTTAGAAAAATTAGGTAAAAACAAAGGTGAGTACGAATTTTGCTCGCCAAACGATCATATCAATCTTTCGCAGTCTACCAATGATGCATATCCTACCGCAATCAAAATGGGATTGTTGCAGATGAACGAAAATTTAGTAAAAAAATTGGTAGGAATCGTGGAAGCTTTCCGTGAAAAAGGAAAAGAGTTTCATGATGTCATTAAAATGGGAAGAACGCAGCTTCAGGACGCTGTTCCGATGACGATGGGGCAGGAGTTTGAAGCATTTGCAGCAACTTTGGAAGAAGATATTTCTAAATTAAATAACAACGCCAATCTTTTTGTTGAAGTCAATATGGGTGCAACGGCAATTGGTACGGGAATCAACGCTCCAATCGGCTATGCAACGCTTTGTGCTAAAAATTTAGCGGAATTAACAGGATATCCGGTGATTTCTGCTCCAGATTTGGTTGAAGCAACTCCAGATACAGGTTCTTATGTGATTTATTCTTCAGCAATGAAGCGTCTTGCGGTGAAACTTTCTAAAATTTGTAATGATTTAAGATTGCTTTCTTCGGGACCTAGAGCCGGATTATCTGAAATTAATCTTCCGCCGATGCAACCTGGTTCATCGATTATGCCTGGAAAAGTAAATCCTGTAATTCCGGAAGTGGTTAATCAGGTTTGTTTTAAAGTAATCGGAAATGATTTAACTGTTACTTTTGCGGCTGAAGCCGGACAATTACAGTTAAACGTAATGGAACCGGTACTTTCGCACGCGATCATGGAAAATATTCACTTCCTGTGCAATGCTCTACAAACGCTTCGTGAAAAATGTGTGATCGGAATTACTGCCAATAAAGATGTTTGTCTGAATATGGTAAAACACAGCATCGGAATTGTTACGGCTTTAAATCCTTACATCGGATACAAACAATCTACAAAAATTGCAAAAGAAGCTTTAGAAACCGGAAAAAGTGTTTATAATTTAGTTCTGGAACAGAATCTACTTTCTCAGGAAAAATTAGATGAAATTCTAGACCCTAAAAACATGCTGAAACCGCACAATAAATAA
- a CDS encoding N-acetylmuramoyl-L-alanine amidase, with the protein MRKTLYIISLSTLVFSCTSQKNIKKNTYRSKTPVSQPKTVINSTSQEKIKPQITKESGVEFFTTNIADITKNDNTASYGSIVSAKPAGYKVVKTHFPAIAQNFRQKYLILHYTVLPDDKSVTVLTQQGVSAHYLVNNLGDNEIYQLVDENKRSYHAGVSAWRADKNLNDTSIGIEIVNMGFTADATGARTFQPFSDDQIKKVAALAKDIVTRYNIPATNVLAHSDIAPLRKQDPGPQFPWKKLYDQYQIGMWYDEAAKQNLLTLAQTDVSTRYNDSPFIFLVQTALQKFGYEIYPNGKWDDATKKTIEALQYHFRPQNYDGIMDAETWAILQALNQKYPTK; encoded by the coding sequence ATGCGTAAGACATTATATATCATAAGCTTAAGTACACTTGTTTTTTCATGTACGTCACAAAAAAATATTAAAAAAAATACGTACCGCTCAAAAACTCCAGTCTCACAGCCAAAAACTGTCATTAATTCTACTTCTCAGGAAAAAATTAAACCACAAATAACAAAAGAAAGTGGAGTAGAGTTTTTTACTACCAATATTGCAGATATCACTAAAAATGATAACACGGCAAGTTACGGTTCTATTGTTTCGGCAAAACCTGCAGGATATAAAGTGGTGAAGACCCATTTCCCTGCAATTGCCCAAAATTTCAGACAAAAATATCTGATTCTTCATTACACCGTTTTACCGGATGATAAATCGGTAACAGTTCTTACTCAGCAAGGCGTTAGTGCACATTATCTGGTAAATAATTTAGGTGACAATGAAATCTATCAATTGGTTGACGAAAACAAACGTTCTTATCATGCAGGAGTAAGTGCATGGCGTGCAGATAAAAATCTAAACGACACCTCAATTGGAATTGAGATCGTAAATATGGGATTTACAGCTGATGCAACTGGAGCAAGAACCTTTCAGCCTTTCAGTGACGACCAAATTAAAAAAGTGGCAGCTTTGGCTAAAGATATTGTAACCAGATATAATATTCCTGCAACCAATGTTTTGGCGCATTCAGATATTGCACCGTTAAGAAAACAAGATCCGGGACCACAGTTTCCTTGGAAAAAACTTTACGACCAATATCAGATAGGAATGTGGTATGACGAGGCTGCAAAACAAAATCTTTTGACTTTAGCACAGACTGATGTTTCAACGAGATATAATGATTCTCCGTTTATCTTTTTGGTTCAGACTGCATTACAGAAATTTGGTTACGAAATTTATCCTAACGGAAAGTGGGACGATGCAACGAAAAAAACAATTGAAGCATTGCAATATCACTTCAGACCTCAAAACTACGATGGGATTATGGATGCCGAAACATGGGCAATTCTTCAAGCTTTAAATCAAAAATATCCTACAAAATAA
- a CDS encoding recombinase family protein: MNGSRDPLADLYVRVSTDEQADKGYSQRNQEEMLRKYCDNHSIEIRNVIYEDHSAKSFNRPEWKKLLQNLKKSKNQIDLILFTKWDRFSRNAGDAYQMINQLRDLNAEPQAIEQPLDLSIPENKMMLAFYLAAPEVENDRRALNVFYGMRRAKKEGRYMGLAPVGYLNRVDESGNKYIVPKEPDATIIAWAFEQLAKGVFNTEQIWKKSRERGLKCSKNAFWQVIRNPIYCGKIFIPAFKDEESCFVEGQHDAIITDNIFEQVQEVLDGRGRKYRPKIESRNDFPLRGFVICPQCGKLLTGSKSKGRHKYYTYYHCFQGCSYRINTEKLMHFFELELRKYIPKKEIITIYHSILVETYYELTKDIQISKKQTLVQIKEFENRMSHIRDLLATDKIDASDYHDIKAQYKGSIEQLNEKLVMLGEKVPDINKLLHQSIEAFLQLDKVLKDGNSEDFRAIVNMLFPEKIKPFENGIEYSKLNNILKLSYYYND, translated from the coding sequence ATGAATGGTAGTAGAGATCCATTAGCAGATTTATATGTTCGTGTGAGTACAGATGAGCAGGCGGATAAAGGTTACTCGCAACGCAACCAGGAGGAAATGCTGCGTAAATACTGTGATAACCATTCTATAGAAATACGAAATGTAATCTATGAAGATCATTCAGCTAAGTCATTTAATAGACCTGAATGGAAGAAACTGCTTCAAAATTTAAAAAAGAGTAAGAATCAAATTGACCTTATACTTTTTACAAAATGGGATCGATTCAGTAGAAATGCTGGGGATGCTTATCAAATGATAAATCAACTTCGTGATCTCAATGCAGAACCACAAGCAATTGAACAACCGTTAGATCTTTCCATTCCAGAAAATAAAATGATGCTTGCCTTTTATTTGGCCGCTCCAGAAGTTGAAAATGATCGAAGGGCATTGAATGTCTTTTATGGAATGAGACGAGCGAAAAAAGAAGGTCGATATATGGGATTGGCTCCTGTTGGATATTTAAATCGTGTAGATGAAAGTGGCAATAAATATATTGTCCCGAAAGAACCTGATGCGACGATAATTGCGTGGGCATTTGAACAACTAGCAAAAGGAGTATTTAATACAGAACAAATTTGGAAAAAATCAAGAGAAAGAGGATTAAAATGTAGTAAGAATGCATTTTGGCAAGTGATAAGAAACCCTATCTACTGCGGTAAAATCTTCATTCCGGCGTTTAAGGATGAAGAAAGCTGTTTTGTTGAAGGGCAACATGATGCTATTATCACGGACAATATTTTTGAACAGGTACAGGAAGTTTTAGATGGTCGTGGTAGAAAGTACAGACCAAAAATAGAAAGTCGAAATGATTTTCCATTAAGAGGTTTTGTAATCTGTCCTCAATGTGGAAAATTGCTTACCGGTAGCAAATCAAAAGGCAGGCATAAATATTATACTTACTACCATTGTTTTCAAGGATGCTCGTACCGAATTAATACAGAGAAGCTGATGCACTTTTTTGAGTTGGAACTACGCAAATATATCCCTAAAAAAGAAATAATAACCATTTACCATAGTATACTGGTGGAAACTTATTATGAATTGACCAAGGATATACAGATTTCTAAAAAGCAGACGCTAGTACAGATTAAAGAATTTGAAAATAGAATGTCGCATATAAGGGATTTATTGGCGACAGATAAAATAGACGCTTCTGACTATCATGATATAAAAGCGCAATACAAAGGATCAATAGAGCAATTGAATGAAAAATTAGTTATGCTTGGTGAAAAGGTTCCTGATATCAACAAGTTATTACACCAGAGTATAGAGGCTTTTTTACAATTAGACAAGGTATTAAAAGATGGCAATAGCGAAGATTTCAGAGCAATAGTTAATATGCTATTCCCTGAAAAAATTAAACCTTTTGAAAATGGAATAGAGTATTCTAAACTAAACAACATATTAAAATTAAGCTATTATTACAATGATTAA
- a CDS encoding single-stranded DNA-binding protein: MNITGRLTRDAEVRTTSQEKQVVNFSVATNDSYRNKQGERIEQTTYFDCSYWISPNVAKILTKGTLVELTGRVSARAWTGNDGEAHAGLNFHTSNIKLHGGGKKSETVQAIAQTGTNNTAGKGTEDDLPF, translated from the coding sequence ATGAACATTACAGGAAGATTGACAAGGGATGCGGAAGTACGCACAACGTCACAGGAAAAACAAGTAGTAAACTTTTCAGTAGCGACTAATGACAGCTACCGTAACAAGCAGGGCGAACGCATAGAGCAGACAACCTATTTCGACTGCTCATACTGGATAAGTCCGAACGTGGCCAAGATACTCACCAAGGGTACTTTGGTGGAACTCACAGGCAGGGTAAGTGCAAGGGCGTGGACAGGAAATGACGGAGAAGCACACGCAGGGCTGAATTTCCATACCTCAAACATCAAATTGCACGGCGGTGGCAAAAAATCAGAAACCGTACAGGCTATTGCACAAACAGGAACTAACAACACAGCAGGAAAAGGCACAGAGGACGACCTACCATTTTAA
- a CDS encoding DUF932 domain-containing protein, translating to MAHNINFNERTGRYSFFSVQQKAWHGLGQIVEQYPTSEEAIKHAGLDYEVVKSPLFTKGSGIIETANGIEIGSNELAVPNYFANIRTDNNAVLGVVGKDYHIVQNREAFNFFDAIVSSGEGILYETAGALGNGERIFITAKLPDYIRVGNGDDVTEKYIFLTTSHDGSGSITAAFTPVRIVCQNTLNASLRNMTNVVRIKHTSGAKQRIENAHKIMGLANTLSNQLEGIFNEWTKVKVSDQEIRKLIQLALCPNKETLDLIKKGAEDEISTVFKNTVEDAFAYAMISDTQQMETTKGTLFGAYNAVTGYYQNVRNYKNDEAKLQSIVLGGTAQLKSQKAFELCSGFALDGSEILKLN from the coding sequence ATGGCACATAATATCAATTTCAACGAGAGAACAGGACGTTATTCATTTTTTAGCGTACAGCAAAAAGCGTGGCACGGTTTGGGGCAAATTGTGGAGCAATACCCAACGAGCGAGGAAGCTATCAAACACGCAGGGTTAGATTACGAAGTAGTAAAATCCCCTTTATTTACCAAAGGTTCGGGCATAATCGAAACCGCAAACGGTATAGAGATAGGCAGTAACGAATTGGCAGTGCCCAACTATTTCGCCAACATACGCACCGATAACAATGCTGTATTGGGTGTAGTCGGGAAGGATTACCATATCGTACAAAACCGCGAAGCCTTTAATTTCTTTGATGCGATTGTAAGCAGTGGCGAGGGTATTCTATACGAAACTGCAGGAGCATTGGGCAACGGAGAACGTATTTTTATCACAGCCAAACTGCCTGACTATATCCGTGTAGGCAATGGCGATGATGTAACGGAAAAATATATTTTCCTGACCACTTCGCACGATGGTAGCGGAAGCATCACAGCTGCATTTACCCCTGTGAGGATTGTATGCCAAAATACGCTGAATGCTTCGCTACGCAATATGACCAATGTAGTGCGTATCAAACATACTTCGGGAGCAAAACAGCGTATTGAGAACGCCCATAAGATTATGGGACTTGCCAATACTTTGAGCAACCAATTAGAGGGTATTTTCAACGAATGGACAAAGGTAAAAGTATCAGACCAAGAGATACGAAAGCTAATCCAATTGGCACTTTGTCCGAACAAGGAAACGCTTGACCTTATCAAAAAAGGTGCGGAAGATGAAATTTCCACCGTGTTTAAAAATACCGTAGAAGATGCCTTTGCCTACGCTATGATAAGCGATACACAACAGATGGAAACCACGAAAGGCACATTGTTCGGAGCGTACAACGCCGTTACAGGCTACTATCAAAACGTAAGAAATTACAAGAACGATGAAGCCAAATTGCAGAGCATTGTATTGGGTGGAACTGCCCAACTCAAATCACAGAAAGCATTTGAACTGTGTAGCGGTTTTGCCTTAGATGGTTCAGAAATCCTAAAACTTAATTAG
- a CDS encoding PRTRC system protein E, producing the protein MNTNFFNQIAQLDFTGVLQLNISKGAENNLIVSVLVNNEQCGDNAKNLIPPLTFNATPQEFDEGFFEQITKPIETVSGVMVDMEKFLKQMEIVKQQSAMEKEKTEKAKKEKEAKDKKFKDGMAKADELEKEGKFREAWMKVPDITEFPEKADEIRKCKTELSNKFATPSLFGAMEEPQTEPTKVEEVSEDYPIDETDEEE; encoded by the coding sequence ATGAACACTAACTTTTTCAATCAAATAGCACAGTTGGATTTTACGGGAGTATTGCAACTGAACATTTCCAAAGGAGCAGAAAATAACCTTATCGTATCGGTCTTGGTCAACAACGAGCAATGCGGAGATAATGCCAAAAACCTTATACCACCATTGACATTTAACGCCACGCCCCAAGAGTTTGACGAGGGATTTTTTGAACAAATAACTAAGCCTATAGAAACCGTTTCGGGTGTAATGGTGGATATGGAAAAATTCCTAAAACAAATGGAAATTGTCAAACAGCAATCGGCAATGGAAAAAGAAAAGACCGAGAAAGCCAAAAAGGAAAAAGAAGCCAAAGACAAGAAGTTTAAAGACGGAATGGCAAAGGCTGACGAATTGGAGAAAGAGGGCAAATTCCGTGAAGCGTGGATGAAAGTTCCCGACATAACCGAGTTTCCCGAAAAAGCGGACGAAATCCGAAAATGCAAAACGGAATTGTCAAACAAGTTCGCCACACCGAGCCTTTTCGGAGCGATGGAAGAACCGCAAACCGAACCGACAAAAGTGGAAGAGGTTAGCGAAGATTATCCCATTGATGAAACGGACGAAGAAGAATAA
- a CDS encoding PRTRC system protein C, whose translation MLLATQLERVFILKDKGQDIRLTDPEPRWSVEAVMNFYANMYPILTTAKVSAPQIKDDAVEYKFESVMGTKG comes from the coding sequence ATGTTATTAGCAACACAATTAGAACGAGTTTTTATACTCAAAGATAAAGGACAGGACATCAGACTGACCGACCCCGAACCACGTTGGAGCGTGGAAGCCGTAATGAATTTTTACGCCAATATGTACCCGATACTCACAACGGCAAAAGTATCTGCACCGCAAATCAAAGACGATGCAGTAGAGTACAAATTTGAGAGCGTAATGGGAACGAAAGGTTAA
- a CDS encoding PRTRC system protein B, which yields MEATNDITKDFGTLYNPKSALVFYETKGSNTDVYVEHFDMDKNGNPINAHPLTVKEANVLAKALNTEQEKNKAFLKSNGILPTNILHINPNADKGAVIWYTKAQQRQLYFVDSLQIPNGIAQVPPMLWKASKNGLSVFALTSDRRPTEKTKLYHTPYFNIYEDGKVCMGTVSIEIKKSASVEEFIQAWEYYFFNSYFSHLLGKHNPIKGNCVTVWKDLVNTDKPFPKEVLKPNNKTLKNLL from the coding sequence ATGGAAGCTACAAACGACATAACAAAAGACTTTGGCACATTGTACAACCCTAAATCGGCTTTGGTATTCTATGAAACCAAAGGAAGCAATACCGATGTTTATGTTGAGCATTTTGATATGGACAAAAACGGTAACCCTATCAACGCCCACCCATTGACCGTAAAGGAAGCCAATGTATTGGCAAAGGCATTGAACACCGAACAGGAGAAGAACAAAGCCTTTTTGAAGTCGAACGGAATTTTGCCGACCAACATTCTGCACATCAATCCGAATGCGGATAAAGGTGCGGTAATTTGGTACACAAAAGCACAGCAAAGGCAGTTGTATTTTGTCGATAGTCTGCAAATCCCCAACGGAATAGCACAAGTACCGCCAATGCTTTGGAAAGCCAGTAAAAATGGATTAAGCGTGTTTGCCCTAACAAGCGACAGAAGACCCACAGAAAAGACAAAACTGTATCATACACCATATTTCAATATTTACGAAGACGGCAAAGTCTGTATGGGAACGGTGAGCATTGAAATTAAAAAATCCGCTTCGGTGGAAGAATTTATACAGGCTTGGGAATACTATTTTTTCAATTCCTATTTCAGCCACTTGTTAGGTAAACATAATCCCATAAAAGGCAATTGTGTTACCGTATGGAAAGACCTTGTAAACACAGACAAACCCTTTCCAAAAGAAGTATTGAAACCGAATAATAAAACCCTTAAAAATCTATTGTAA